The DNA region ACCAGCGCGGTGACCTGGTCCCCAGCCGCACCGGTGAACGAGAGCTTGTCCGCCATCAGGGCATCGAGCTGGCCACGGTCCAGCGGAATGCGGTCATCGGCCGCCAGTTTGTCCAGCAACTCGTTACGCTCGGCGCCTTGTTCCCGCATGGCAAGCGCCGAGGCGACCGCGTTCTCCTTGATGGCCTCGTGGGCGACCTCGCGGCCGACTCCCGCCCGCACCGCACCCATCAGCACCTTGGTCGTGGCGAGGAACGGCAGGTAGCGGTCCAGTTCACGCGCCACGACGGCGGGGAACGCGCCGAACTCGTCCAGCACGGTGAGGAAGGTCTCCAGCAGACCGTCGAACGCGAAGAAGGCGTCCGGCAGGGCGACCCGGCGGACCACGGAACAGGACACGTCGCCCTCGTTCCACTGGTCACCCGCCAGCTCACCCGTCATCGACGCGTAGCCGCGCAGGATCACCATCAGTCCGTTGACACGCTCGCAGGAGCGGGTGTTCATCTTGTGCGGCATCGCGGAGGAACCGACCTGACCCGGCTTGAAGCCCTCGGTCACCAGCTCGTGCCCGGCCATCAGGCGAATGGTCTTGGCCACCGACGAGGGCGCCGCGGCGAGCTGCACCAGCGCGGTCACCACGTCGTAGTCGAGCGACCGGGGGTAGACCTGGCCGACGGAGGTGAAGGCGTGCGCGAAGCCGAGATGTCCCGCGATCCGCTGTTCCAGGTCCGCGAGCTTCCCGGCGTCGCCGCCGAGCAGGTCCAGCATGTCCTGGGCCGTGCCCACGGGGCCCTTGATGCCGCGCAGGGGGTACCTGCCCAGCAGGTCCTCCAGCCGCCCGTACGCCACCAGCAGTTCGTCCGCGGCGGTCGCGAAGCGCTTGCCCAGCGTGGTCGCCTGGGCGGCGACATTGTGCGAGCGGCCCGCGAGGACCAGCTCACGGTATTCGGCCGCCAGCTTGCCGAGCCGGGCCAGAACCGCGACCGTACGGTCGCGCATCAGCTCCAGCGACAGCCGGATCTGCAGCTGCTCGACATTCTCGGTGAGGTCCCGGGACGTCATGCCCTTGTGGACCTGCTCATGGCCGGCGAGGGCGTTGAACTCCTCGATCCGCGCCTTCACGTCGTGGCGGGTGATCTTCTCGCGCTCGGCGATCGAGGCCAGGTCGACCTGGTCGATTACTCGCTCGTAGTCGGCCAGCGCCGCGTCAGGGACCTCGATCCCGAGGTCCTTCTGAGCGCGCAGCACCGCCAGCCACAGCTGACGTTCCAGCTTCACCTTCTGCTCGGGGGACCAGAGGACGGCCAGCTCCGTGGAGGCATAGCGGCCGGCCAGGACATTGGGGATGCGAGGCTTCGCAGACACAGCAGTCACGTGTCCGGATTCTACTGGCGGTTTCTGCAGGCCGGAGCCGCGGGCCGGTATGTGCGTTCCTACGAAGCCTGCCGGACTCTCGCGGCCGCCGCACCCCGCCGTGGGCGGGAGCAGCTGTCAGCCGTCCAGCCGGCGCCAGCCGGTCACCGGGCCGGGGGCCGCCCCGTCTCCGGGGGTGATCCAGAAAGCCTTCCCGAGTCCGGCGTCGAACTGGGCGCCGGCCCGCCCGTCCCCGGACGACCGGCCGGTGAGCCGGCGGCCTATCCACGGCATCAGGTGCTGCCGGGCGAACCGGACGTCGTCCACCCGCCGACGGGCCCAGCGGGCAGGCGGCGACACGGGCATCGGGATCTGCCAGTCACTCTCGGGCGGCAGGCCCAGGGTCTGCCACACCGCTTCCGCGACCCTGCGGTGCCCCTCGGCCGTGAGGTGCAGACGATCGACGTCCCACATCCGGGGATCACCGAGCGACGGAGCGCCGTACAGGTCGGTCACGAGCGCGCCGTGGCGCGCGGCGAGGTCGTCGACCAGGGCGAACAGTTCTTCCATGCGCGGGCGGAAGCGTTCCATCACCGGACCGTTGCGCCCGGGACTGCGCATGAGCACCAGCGCCTTGCAGGCCGGTGCGAGACGCTCCACCGCCTCCTCCAGCCGACCACGCACCATGCCCATGTCGCACTTGGGCCGCAGGGTGTCGTTGAGACCTCCGACGAGGGTGATCACGTCCGGCTGCAGCGCTGCGGCGACCTCGACCTGCTCATCGACGATCTGGCCGATGAGCTTCCCGCGCACGGCGAGGTTGGCGTACCGGAATCCCGGAGTGTGGGCAGCGAGCCGGGCGGCGAGGACATCGGCCCATCCGCGGTACGAGCCGTCGGGCAGCAGGTCCGACATGCCCTCGGTGAAGGAGTCGCCGACCGCGACAAGACTGGTGTATGGGGCATTCAGTTCCATGGCGATGCGATCGTACCCCGGGGCGGAAGTGCGCAGACCGCACAGCGTGGAAGGCGCCACGCGCACCTGGACCGCACCCGCACCGCAGACGGGAGACCCGGACGCGGAGGACGGGCGCGGGAGGCAGGGACGCCGGGGCGGGAGTCCCCCCCCGGGGCGCGGGGAACGTGGGGAAGGGGCGCGACCGGAGCCGCGCCCCTTCCCCCGCATCACCGGACTCCGGCGTCAGCGTGCCTGGGCCCTGCCCACCAGCTCACGCAGGACGTCCTCCATCGTGACCATGCCGGCCAGCCGGCCGTCCTCGTCCAGGACGGCTGCCAGATGCGTGCGGCTCCGGCGGAGCGCGGTGAGGACGTCGTCGAGCGGTGTCGCCGCCCGCACCCGGGCGATCGGCCGCAGTGCCGTCACAGGGAACGGGACGTCGCGGGGCGCGGCGTCCAGGGCGTCCTTCACATGCAGGTACCCGATGATCCGCTGTTCGCTGTCCATGACCGGGAAACGCGAGAAACCCGACGCTGCGGAGAGCCGCTCGAGCTCCTCCGGTGTCGTCCCGACCCTCGTGTACAGCACACGGTCGACAGGCAACAGCACGTCCCGGACCGGGCGACGGCCCAGCTCCAGGGCGTGACGCAGCCGCTCGGCCGAACGGTCGTCGACGAGTCCGGCCTCCCCGGCGTCCTGTACGAGCCGCGCCAGCTCGTCGTCCGAGAATGTCGCCGACACCTCGTTCTTGGTCTCCACCCTCAGGAGCTTGAGCAGGGCGTTGGCGAACGCGTTGATCGCGAAGATCACCGGCCGCAGAGCCCGTGCGAGCGTCACCAGCGGCGGCCCGAGCAGCAGCGCGGTGCGGGCGGGCTCCGCCAGTGCGATGTTCTTGGGCACCATCTCGCCCAGCAGCATGTGCAGGTACGTCGCCACGGACAGGGCGATGACGAAGGAGATCGGGTGCACCAGCCCGTGCGGCACGCCTACCGCGTCGAAGACGGGTTCCAGCAGGTGGGCGATGGCGGGTTCGGCGACGATACCCAGGACCAGCGTGCAGAGCGTGATGCCCAACTGCGCGGCTGCGAGCAGCGCCGACACGTGCTCGAGGCCCCAGATGACGCTCCGCGCCCGCCGGTTCCCGGCCTCCGCCTCCGGCTCGATCTGGCTGCGGCGTACCGAGATCAGGGCGAATTCGGCGCCGACGAAGAAGGCGTTGACGACCAGGGTCAGCAGGCCGATGAAGAGCTGGACGGCGATCATCGTTCGTCCTCCGTCGGCCCGTCGGTACCGGGCAGTGGTGCGTGGAGCAGAGCCCGCGCGGCGCGGTGGCCCGAGGCGTCCACCACGTCGATCCGCCAGCCGCTGAGCTCGACGGTGTCGCCGACCACCGGGATGCGGCCGACGCGCGTGGCCAGCAGCCCCGCCAGTGTCTCGTAGGGCCCGTCCGGCACACGCAGTCCGATGGTCCGGAGCTGGTCCGTGCGAGCCGCGCCGTCGGCGGACCAGAGTGTGCGCCCGTCCGCGTCCTCGCCGGCGGGCGCCAGGTCGGGCGTCTCGTGCGGGTCGTGCTCGTCGCGCACCTCGCCGACGACCTCCTCGACGATGTCCTCCAGGGTCACGACGCCTGCCGTGCCGCCGTACTCGTCGATGACGACGGCCATGGCCAGCTTGCCGGACAACCGGTCCAGCAGACGGTCCACAGTGAGGGTTTCCGGCACGAGCAAGGGCTCGCGCAGCATGTCCGACACCCGCTTGCGAGGCCGCTGCTCGGCCGGAACGGCCAGCACGTCCTTGATGTGCGCGACTCCGACCACCGTGTCCAGATTGCCGCGGTACACGGGGAAGCGGGAGAGGCCGGTGGCCCGCGTGGCGTTCGCCACGTCCTCGGCGGTCGCCTGGACGTCGAGGGCGGTGACCTGGACCCGCGGAGTCATGACGTTCTCCGCCGTCAGCTCGGAGAGGTTGAGGGTGCGCACGAACAGTTCAGCCGTGTCGGCTTCGAGCGCCCCCTCCTTCGCGGAGTGGCGTGCCAGCGCCACCAGCTCCTGCGGGCTGCGCGCGGACGCGAGCTCCTCGGCCGGTTCGAGGCCGAAGCGGCGCACGATGCGGTTGGCCGTGTTGTTGAGGTGGCTGATGAACGGCCGGAAGACCGCCGTGAAGACGCGCTGCGGGGTGGCGACCGTCTTGGCGACGGCCAGCGGCGACGAGATGGCCCAGTTCTTCGGGACCAGCTCGCCCACCACCATCAGGACCACGGTCGACAAGGCGGTGCCGATCACGAGTGCCAGCGAGGAGGACGCCCCGGGTGACAACCCGGTCGCTTCCACCGGCCCCCGGATCAGCGCGGCGATGGACGGCTCGGAGAGCATGCCGACCACCAGGTTGGTGACGGTGATGCCGAGCTGCGCGCCGGAGAGCTGGAAGGTGAGGCTGCGTACGGCCTTGAGCGCTCCTGCCGCACCCCGCTCTCCCCGCTCGACGGCCCGTTCGAGCTCGCCGCGCTCCACCGTGGTCAGAGAGAACTCCGCCGCCACGAAAGCACCGCAGGCGAGGGAGAGCAGCACCGCCACGAGGAGCAGAAGCATTTCGGTCATCGGTTCACCTCCGTCCCATGGTCGGGCAGGGGCCGGAGGTTCGCTCGACGTCGGCGGTATCGACTACTGGGAGGCTCGCCCATGGGCGGACGCTCACACCTTTCAACGGGATGGACGGTTGCCGACCTATAGTAAAGGACCGGCAAAATGCGGGGCGTGCCGGTCGGCCCCGGTTCCCGCACTCGCCCCATGATCTCAGTACGCGTGCGAGGCGCCGCATCCCTGCGGCCGGGACGCACGCGCGGAGCGCATCACGTACCCGCCCAGAGCTGACCGCGCGGAGCGAAACACGTACCCGCGCAGAGCGAATCCACCCCTGCGGAGCGAAGAACCGTCCGCCGACCCCGATCCGCCGACATCGGGCGCGGCCCGCCGACGGCCGGCTGCGGCAGCGGTCGACGCTGCCGCTGGGGGCCGGCGCACGGCCCGTGCCCGCATACACCCGTGCCGTGTCCCGCGCCCACGTGCGTACGTGCCGAGCCTGTCCCTCACCGGGGGCGTGCAGCCGATCCCGGCCGGACGGACCGGCTGAGGTCCCGCAAGGGCTTGACCCAGCGCCTCCAGTGGTCCTCGCGGTGGTAGCCGGCCGACGCCCACGTGCGGTGCGCCCGGTCGTTCTCCTCGAGGACCATGGCGTCGACCCGGCGTCCGCCCAAGGCGACGAACCGCCGCTCCGCCGCTTCCATCAGGGCTGCGGCGACCCCCTGGCGGCGGAAGTCCGGATGGACTGCCAGCCGGTAGGCGGAGCACCGCCAGCCGTCGAAGCCGGCGATGACGCTTCCGGTGAGGACGCCGTCCCGCTCGGCGAGCAGCAGGGCTTCGGGGTCCCTGGAGATGAGCCGGGCCACTCCGTCGTGGTCGTCGCTGATGCTCGTTCCTTCTGCGGCTTCGCGCCAGAAGGCCAGCACGCGCTCGATGTCGGTGAGGCCGGCGCAACGGATCTCCAGATCGCCCATGGGATGAGCCAAGCAGAGCGCCGGCTCCGCGACCAGGCATTTTCCCGGGCTGCCCCAGGTGCCTCGCCGACGCACCCGTACGCTCCCGTGACGGGCGCACGACGGCGTTCCACCCACCCGCACGCAGCCCGTCACGCGTGTGTACGGCCCGTCATGCGTGTGTACGGGGCACGTCCCGCTCCCCTTGCCTCTGCTAGCGCGTAGGCGCTAGCGTGATGTCGTGCCCAAGACTCAGCTGAACGTTCGAGTGGACGAGGCCACCGCCGAGGCAGCGCGTCAACGCGCGCTGCAGCGGGGGATGAGCGTGAACCGCTACATAGAAGAGCTCGTCAAGCAGGATGCGGGCGAGGTGGGACACACCTTCGTCGAGGCCGCGGCCGACTTCATGAAGCAGTACGAGTCGGTGTTCGCCGAGGAGTTCGACCCGGAGCGCAAGGGCACCCGTTGAACCTCCGGATCGACCTCGCCTGGCTGCTCATGGTCGCCGAGCACAAGACGCCCGGCGATCCGCAGGTTGTCGACTGGGGTGCCCTCGTCGCCGCGGTCAGCCGCCACGAGGCGGAGATCTTCGGCAGCCCTGTCTACAGCGATCCGTACTCCCGCGCGGCGGCGCTTCTGCAACTGCTCCTCCATGTGCCCGCGCTCGAACACTCGAACGCCATGTTCGCGTCCGCCGTCGGCTACGGCTATCTCGTGGCCTCGGGACTGAAGGTCATCACCTCGCCCGAGCAGGTGCGTGACCTGGCCAGGCTGGTGAAGGAAGGCAAGGCCGACGTTCGGGCCATCGCCGACGAACTGCGCCAGTGGAGCCGGTGAGGGGCCGGGGAACGCCTCAGTCCTCCGCGAACGGCCGGTGGGCCACGCCGAGCACGCACGGTGAGGTCGGCAGCTGCACGCCCCTGTCCGGAATCCGCAGTCGGCGGTAGGCCACCGGCTCGAAGCCGGCCGCCTCGATCGCCGCGACGGTGTCCCGCGCGGTGTGACAGCCCCCGAACAGCAGCGGCCAGACGGTGCGGTCGGCCACCCGCTGAGTCACGGCAAGGGCGCGGCCGGGTGCGAGCGTGTGCTCGAAGAAACGCAGCTCGGCGCCCGGCCTCAGCACGCGCTTGATCTCGGCGAGCGCCCGTGGCAGGTCCCGTACGGTACACAGGACCAGCGAGGCGACCGCCGCGTCGAAGGCCTCGCTCTTCACCGGCAGCGCCTCGGCCGTCCCCGGCACCACGTCGACCGGGACCTCGGCACGCAGCCCGGCGCCGGCTGCCAGCCGGCGCAGGCCGCGCTCGGGTTCGATCGCGACGACCTCGGAGACGGACCCCGGGTAGTGCGCGAAGTTCAGACCGTTGCCCGCGCCGATCTCGATGACCCGGCCCGAGAGGCCGGACAGGAGTTCCTCGCGATGGGCGGCGATTCCGCCTTTGAGGTCGGCGGCCACGCTCATCCGGGCGTAGAAGCGGGAGAAGATCGGGTGGTGCACCGCGTCCGGCGGGATCTTCGTGCTGCGCAGACGCATGACGAACCTCCTTCGGGGGCAGGTACGACTACCTCGATTGTCCCCCGCGCGGGCCCGCTCAGCCGCTCGCCGGCCCATTCGGTGCCCGTCGGTTCCCGCCGAGCTCCGGCGCCAGCCAACTCGGTGCCCGCGTACGGAAGTCGGCGGGAGGCAGTGCACCCGCCCCGGCCGGAACCCAGCCCAGCAGCGGGGCACCGGCCGAGACCGGGAGGTCGTCGATGTTGCACCGGGCGGCCAGGTCGGGTTCGGCGGGCATACTGCCCACCACGACCCCGGGACATGTGAGACCGCGCGCCCGGAGCGCCTCCGTCGTCAGCGCCGTGGCGTTGAGAGTTCCCAGCCCGGCGGGTGCGACGACCAGCACGGGAGCGGCCATCAGGCGGGCGGCGTCGGCGAGCGTGGAACCTTCGCCGTCGAAGCGCACGAGCAGCCCGCCCGCGCCCTCGACCAGGACCAGATCGTGGTCGGCCGCCAGCTTCTGCGCCGCTTCGGCGATCTCGTACGGGCGTACGGGGGCGAGGCCGGCCCGGCGCGCGGCCGTCCCGGGAGCCAACGGTTCGGGGAAACGCGCCAGTTCGACGGCCGTCACATGACCGCCGGCCAGCCGGGCCACCTCGGCCGCGTCCCCCGGTGCCCCGGGGGCCAGGCCGGTCTGGGCAGGCTTGAGCACCGCCACCCGCCGGTCCCGGAACGCCGCGGCCACAGCCGCCGTCACGATCGTCTTGCCGATCTCGGTGCCCGTCCCGGACACCACCAGAATCGTCATCTCATCCTTCCCCGGCCGCCGCACACACGGCCCTGCAGATCCGCGCCACGTCTTCGTCGCCCGTCACGTACGGCGGCATCGTGTACACGAGGTCGCGGAAGGGCCGTAGCCACACTCCCTCGCGGACCGCGGCCCGCGTCGCGGCCTCCATGTCGATCTCGTGATCGAGCTGTACGACGCCGATGGCGCCCAGCACCCGTACATCCTGCACCCCTGGCACACCGGCCGCCTCGGCGAGACCCTGCCGGAGCCCGGCGCCGATCCGTTTCACCTCCTGCTCCCAGTCCTGGCCGAGCAGCACATCCAGGGACGCGCAGGCCACCGCCGCGGCCAGCGGGTTTCCCATGAACGTGGGCCCGTGCGCCAGCACCGGTACCTCTCCGCTCGAGATGCCTTCTGCCACGCGTGACGTGCACAGGGTCGCAGCCAGCGTCAGGTAACCGCCGGTCAGCGCTTTGCCGACACACATGACATCCGGGGACACCCCCGCGTGACCGGCTGCGAACAACTGCCCGGTGCGGCCGAATCCGGTCGCGATCTCGTCGAACACCAGCAGTACGTCGTTCGCGTCGCACGCCTCGCGCAGCACCCGCAGATAGGCGGGCGAATGGAACCGCATTCCACCCGCCCCCTGCACCACCGGCTCCACGATCACCGCGGCCAGCTCATCGGCATGATCCGCGACGAGCTCCCGCAGATGCCGTACGTACGCCTCGTCGGGCTCCGCGTCGAAGCCGTCGGGCGGTGCGTCCGCGAAGACCTGGCGGGGGAGGGCCCCCGACCACAGTTCGTGCATCCCGCCCTCGGGGTCGCACACCGACATCGGCTGCCAGGTGTCGCCGTGGTAGCCGCCCCGCCAGGTCAGCAGCCGGTGCTTGCCCGGCCGCCCGGCCGAGCGCCAGTACTGCAGGCACATCTTCACCGCGACCTCGACGGAGACCGAGCCCGAATCCGCGAGGAAGACGTGCTGCAGCGGCTCCGGAGTGATCTCCACCAGCCGGGTCACCAGCCGGACGGCGGGCTCGTGCGTGAGCCCGCCGAACATCACATGGCTCATCCGGTCCAGCTGGCTACGCGCCGCCTCGTTGAGCACGGGGTGGTTGTAACCGTGCACGGCCGACCACCAGGAGGACATCCCGTCCACCAACTCACTCTGCCCGTACGCGGGTTCGGCGAGCCGGAGTCGCACCCCGGAGGCCGACTCCACGACCAGCGGCTCCTGGCGGCCGGGCATCGGGCCGTAGGGGTGCCAGACGTGAGCCCGGTCCAGGGCGCGCAGTTCGGCGGGCGCGAGCGGATCAGGCATTGGGCGCGAGGTCCGTGCCGGCACCGCGACGGCGCACCGTCACGAGGTCCCTGCGCAGCGCCGACGGGGCCTCGGACGCATCGGCGGTGGCCGAGGCGGGGGCGTCGTCCGCCGTGTCCGGGACCGCCGCCTCCGGGACCCGGGCCTCGCCGCAGGGGGCGCACCCGTTCTCGTGGGAACCGCAGCTGCCGTTCACATCCGCCCGATGGCCGGGCAGCGTCGTCGTGCCCGCTCCCTCGACCTCGAACCCGGCGTCGGCGATCATGTCGAGATCGGTCCGGCCCGACTGGCCCTCGCTGGTCAGGTAGTCGCCCAGGAAGATGGAGTTGACCAGGTTCAGGGCGAGCGGCTGCATCGAGCGCAGGTGGACCTCGCGCCCGCCCGCGAGCCGCACCTCCACGTCCGGGCAGACGAAGCGCACCATCGCCAGGATGCGCAGGCACCGCTGCGGCGTGAGGTGCCACTCCTTGGCGAGCGGGGTCCCCTCCATGGGAATCAGGAAGTTCACCGGCACGGAGTCGGGATCCAGCTCACGCAGGGAGAAGACGACATCGACCAGGTCGGCGTCGCTCTCGCCCATCCCCGCGATCAGACCGGAGCACGCGGACAGCCCGGCGGCCTGCGCCTGCTGCACGGTGTCCACCCGGTCGGCGTACGTGTGGGTGGTCGTGATGTCCCCGTACGTCCCCTCCGAGGTGTTGAGGTTGTGGTTGTACGCGTCGGCCCCCGCCGACTTCAGGCGGTCGGCCTGGCCCTGGGACAGCAGTCCGAGGCAGGCGCACACCTCGACGTCCTCGTGCTGCTCCTTGATGGCCTCGATGGTCTGCGAGACCCGGTCGACGTCCCGGTCGGTCGGCCCCCTGCCGCTCGCCACCAGGCACACGCGCTTGGCCCCGCCGGCCACTCCCGCCGTGGCGGCCTTGGCCGCCTCCTCCGGTTTGAGCCAGGTGTACTTGAGGATGTCGGCCTTGGAGCCGAGCCGCTGGGAGCAGTACGAGCAGTCCTCGGGGCACAGCCCGGACTTCAGATTCACCAGATAGTTCAGCTTCACGCGCCGCCCGAACCACTGGCGGCGTACCTTTCCGGCCGCGGCCACCACATCGAGCAAGTCGTCGTCAGAGGTCGCCAGCACGGCGAGCGCTTCGTCCCGGGTCGGCAGTTCGCGCCGCAGTCCCTTGTCCACCAGCGTGTTCAGGAGGTCCATGGCCCTGATCCTGACGTACGGCACCGGCATCGGCCAAGGAGGAACCGGACAGGAGAGGAGGGTGAGGGTGTGTGTATTGCCACACCCTGACCTGCTGCGCACCCCGCTAGGGTCTGTGAGCTGCCTACAAAAGGGACCGCCCCATGCCCTACGCCCCCTTCGCCTGGATCGATGACGAGGCGCGCCGCCGCGAGGAGGCCGGACTCGTCCGGACCCTGCGCCCCCGGACCGCCGAACCCGCTCTGCTGGACCTCGCGAGCAACGACTACCTCGGCCTGTCCCGCCATCCCGCCGTGACCGAGGCGGCGGCCGAGGCGGCCCGGACGTGGGGTGGGGGCGCCACCGGCTCGCGGCTCGTCACCGGATCGACCGCCCTGCACGCCGAACTCGAGCGCGAGCTGGCGGACTTCTGCGGTTTCGAGGCCGCCCTGGTGCTCTCTTCCGGCTACGCCGCCAATCTCGCCGCCCTCACCGCGCTCAGCGGCCACGGCTCGCTGATCGTCTCCGACGCGCGCAACCACGCCTCGATCGTCGACGGCTGCCGGCTCTCCCGGGCCGAGACCGAAGTCGTGCCCCACGCGGACCCGGAGGCGGTGCGCAAGGCGATCCACGCGCACGGCGGGCGGGCGCTGGCCGTGACCGATTCGGTGTTCTCGGTGGACGGCGACGCCGCCCCACTGACCCGGCTCGCCGACGTGTGCAGAGAAGGCGGCGCGGCCCTGCTGGTGGACGACGCACACGGCCTGGGAGTCCTGGGCGAAGGCGGCCGGGGTGCGCTCGCGGCCGTCGGTCTCGCCGGAGACGACGGCATCGTCGCCACGCTCACCCTCTCCAAGTCCCTCGGCAGCCAGGGCGGCGCGGTCCTCGGCCCGGCCCGGGTCATCGACCACCTGGTCAACACGGCCCGTACGTTCATCTTCGACACCGGCCTCGCGCCCGCGGCCGTCGGTGCGGCCCTGGGTGCCCTGCGGCACCTGGGGCGCGAACCGGAGCGGGCGGGCAGGGCGCGTGCCGTCGCCCTCGAACTGTACGAACGGCTGACCGCGGCCGGCCTGACCGCCGTGCGCCCCGATGCCGCCGTCGTGTCCGTCCGCGCTCCGTCCGCCGGCATGGCGGTGCGCTGGGCGGCGGACTGCCGCACGGCCGGGCTGGCGGTCGGGTGCTTCCGCCCCCCGTCGGTGCCGGACGGGGTCTCCAGGCTGCGGCTGACCGCGCGTGCGGACCTGACGCGCGAGCAGATCGAGACCGCCGTGGCCACGGTGGTGGGTGCGGCGCCCTCCCGGTCCAGCTGACCCCCGCGGGCGCCGGGCTCGTCGAGGAAGGAAGCCCGGGCCGCCGCGGGGAGCGCAGTGGCGTCAGGCCCATGTCCGTCGAGTGCCGTCCGGCCGGACGGTCGCCGCCGAGCGGGGCGGCCTTCATGCAGGCGTTCATCACCGCTCGCGCGTAGCCGGCGGTGCGGCCGGCGGTCCGAAGGAGACCCGGGGCCACTGACGTCTCGCGCCCTGAGTTCGCGGCGGCGTGCCGCGGGGCCGTGCTGCGCCGGTCTCCTCCCACCGTGCGAGAAGCCCCTTCCTGCAGGTCGCCCGGTGTGAAAGGGGCCAGTGTGGCGCCCGTATCCGGCTCGCGGGGCGGAGTTCACCGGATTGGGCGACAGATATATGCATATCTTGGTGGATCGCCGTTACAGGCGACGGCATCGATGGCACTCTGGCGCGAAGCGCAATCCAGGCCGATCGTGCGTCGGTCCGGGCGGAAAGGGACGGCCTCGCCATGGCAGACCAGCAGGAAGCTACCGTCACTCTGCCGAGCGATCCGGTGTCGGTCTCCGCGGCCCGGAGATACGTGGCCCGCGTCCTCACCGAATGGGGCCTGCCGGACGACACCGAGATCGCCGACGCCATCCGGCTGGTCGTCTCCGAACTGGCCACCAACGCCGTCCAGCACACGTTCGGACAGTCACCCACCTTCACGGTGGACCTCCGTCTCGACCGGGACGTCGAGCTCTACCTGGGAGTCACGGACAGCCACCCCCGCTGGCCCCGGCGACTGCCCGCCGCGGTCCAGCAGGACAACGGCCGCGGCATGGTGATCATCCGCTGCCTGGCCAAGGAGTGCGGCGGCCGGATCGGCGTCAGCCCCACCCAGGACGGGGGCAAGACCGTGTCGGTCACGCTGCCCTGGGCCGTGCCCGCGCAGCCCTGACGTCACCCGGCGAGACACGGCCGTACACACCGGGCCGGCCGGGTCTCACTGCGCGGCGGCCCGGCCGAAGCCGCTGCGCAGCAGGGCCCGCAGCGTGGCCGCCGCGGCGGTGTTGCGATCTCCCCGGTGGGCGACGGAGATCGTCCTCCGGAACTCCGGGGGCTCCAGTCGCCGTACCGCGACCGGCGCCGGGGACATCGCCGCGACCATCTCCGGCACCACCGCCACGCCGAGACCCGCGCTGACCAGCGCGCACACCAGTGCGTAACCGGGGGACTCGCACACCACGGCCGGGGCGGCCCCCGCCTCGGCAAGCGCCCGCTCCACCCCGCGCCGCGGAGGATGGAGGGGCGCGCTGCTGATCAGGGGGCGGCCCGCGAGTTCGGACACGGGCAGCGGCCCGCTGCCCTCGGACAGCATCTGGCCTGCTGCCGTGATGAGCACGAGTTCCTCCACGAGGAGCGGCTCGACGGACACCCCGGCGGGCAGCGGATCGGCGACCGCGGGTTCGTACGCGTGCGTCAGCGCCAGATCGACATCGCCCGCCGCCACGGCTGCGACCCCACCGGGTGGCTCGTAGTCCGTGACGGTCAGCTCCACGTCCGGGTGGGCGCGGCGGAAGGCACTGAGCACCGGCGGCAGCAGGTGGATCCCGGCCGTGGTGAAGGTGCCGACCCGCAGCCGCCCTCCCGACAGGCCCGCCAGCCGGGACAGCTCGCGCCGTGCCTGGTCCATCTCGTCCAGGACCCGTCGGGCCCGCCCGGCCAGCAGCTCACCGGCGGCCGTCAGACGCGCCCCGCGATGGTGGCGCACCAGCAGCGCGGCGCCGGCCTCCCGCTCCAGTTTCGCCAGCTGCTGGGAGAGCGCGGGAGCGGTGTAGCCCAGCCGCCCGGCCGCCCGTGTGATCGAGCCCGCTTCGGCCACCGCCACCAGCGCCGCCAGCCGCGTCGGATCGAACATTAAGCGTTCCT from Streptomyces sp. B1I3 includes:
- a CDS encoding class I SAM-dependent methyltransferase encodes the protein MRLRSTKIPPDAVHHPIFSRFYARMSVAADLKGGIAAHREELLSGLSGRVIEIGAGNGLNFAHYPGSVSEVVAIEPERGLRRLAAGAGLRAEVPVDVVPGTAEALPVKSEAFDAAVASLVLCTVRDLPRALAEIKRVLRPGAELRFFEHTLAPGRALAVTQRVADRTVWPLLFGGCHTARDTVAAIEAAGFEPVAYRRLRIPDRGVQLPTSPCVLGVAHRPFAED
- the bioD gene encoding dethiobiotin synthase yields the protein MTILVVSGTGTEIGKTIVTAAVAAAFRDRRVAVLKPAQTGLAPGAPGDAAEVARLAGGHVTAVELARFPEPLAPGTAARRAGLAPVRPYEIAEAAQKLAADHDLVLVEGAGGLLVRFDGEGSTLADAARLMAAPVLVVAPAGLGTLNATALTTEALRARGLTCPGVVVGSMPAEPDLAARCNIDDLPVSAGAPLLGWVPAGAGALPPADFRTRAPSWLAPELGGNRRAPNGPASG
- a CDS encoding adenosylmethionine--8-amino-7-oxononanoate transaminase; translation: MPDPLAPAELRALDRAHVWHPYGPMPGRQEPLVVESASGVRLRLAEPAYGQSELVDGMSSWWSAVHGYNHPVLNEAARSQLDRMSHVMFGGLTHEPAVRLVTRLVEITPEPLQHVFLADSGSVSVEVAVKMCLQYWRSAGRPGKHRLLTWRGGYHGDTWQPMSVCDPEGGMHELWSGALPRQVFADAPPDGFDAEPDEAYVRHLRELVADHADELAAVIVEPVVQGAGGMRFHSPAYLRVLREACDANDVLLVFDEIATGFGRTGQLFAAGHAGVSPDVMCVGKALTGGYLTLAATLCTSRVAEGISSGEVPVLAHGPTFMGNPLAAAVACASLDVLLGQDWEQEVKRIGAGLRQGLAEAAGVPGVQDVRVLGAIGVVQLDHEIDMEAATRAAVREGVWLRPFRDLVYTMPPYVTGDEDVARICRAVCAAAGEG
- the bioB gene encoding biotin synthase BioB, translated to MDLLNTLVDKGLRRELPTRDEALAVLATSDDDLLDVVAAAGKVRRQWFGRRVKLNYLVNLKSGLCPEDCSYCSQRLGSKADILKYTWLKPEEAAKAATAGVAGGAKRVCLVASGRGPTDRDVDRVSQTIEAIKEQHEDVEVCACLGLLSQGQADRLKSAGADAYNHNLNTSEGTYGDITTTHTYADRVDTVQQAQAAGLSACSGLIAGMGESDADLVDVVFSLRELDPDSVPVNFLIPMEGTPLAKEWHLTPQRCLRILAMVRFVCPDVEVRLAGGREVHLRSMQPLALNLVNSIFLGDYLTSEGQSGRTDLDMIADAGFEVEGAGTTTLPGHRADVNGSCGSHENGCAPCGEARVPEAAVPDTADDAPASATADASEAPSALRRDLVTVRRRGAGTDLAPNA
- a CDS encoding 8-amino-7-oxononanoate synthase; the protein is MPYAPFAWIDDEARRREEAGLVRTLRPRTAEPALLDLASNDYLGLSRHPAVTEAAAEAARTWGGGATGSRLVTGSTALHAELERELADFCGFEAALVLSSGYAANLAALTALSGHGSLIVSDARNHASIVDGCRLSRAETEVVPHADPEAVRKAIHAHGGRALAVTDSVFSVDGDAAPLTRLADVCREGGAALLVDDAHGLGVLGEGGRGALAAVGLAGDDGIVATLTLSKSLGSQGGAVLGPARVIDHLVNTARTFIFDTGLAPAAVGAALGALRHLGREPERAGRARAVALELYERLTAAGLTAVRPDAAVVSVRAPSAGMAVRWAADCRTAGLAVGCFRPPSVPDGVSRLRLTARADLTREQIETAVATVVGAAPSRSS
- a CDS encoding ATP-binding protein, with product MADQQEATVTLPSDPVSVSAARRYVARVLTEWGLPDDTEIADAIRLVVSELATNAVQHTFGQSPTFTVDLRLDRDVELYLGVTDSHPRWPRRLPAAVQQDNGRGMVIIRCLAKECGGRIGVSPTQDGGKTVSVTLPWAVPAQP